The genomic region ACATCGAAGCTTCCCCATGGAAAGGAGGCTGAAAGGAATAAACAATTAGTATGATAAAAGACGATAAAATTAGAAACTCCTTTGCTAATAAGAATTGGCAGGAAATAAAAGTAAAAGACTCTTGGCAAATCTTTAAAATCATGTCCGAGTTTGTTGATGGATTTGAAAAATTAGCGAAGATAGGTCCTTGTGTTTCCATCTTTGGATCAGCGAGAACGCCAGATGAGCATAAATATTACCAAATGACGGTTGAGATTGCAAAATTGTTAGCGGAACGTGGGTATGGCGTGATCTCTGGTGGTGGACCTGGAATTATGGAAGCAGCCAATAAGGGTGCTTATAACGCCGGTGGAAAGTCGGTAGGCTTAAATATCGAGCTACCGCATGAGCAATTCCATAATAGATACAT from Sphingobacterium sp. BN32 harbors:
- a CDS encoding TIGR00730 family Rossman fold protein — protein: MIKDDKIRNSFANKNWQEIKVKDSWQIFKIMSEFVDGFEKLAKIGPCVSIFGSARTPDEHKYYQMTVEIAKLLAERGYGVISGGGPGIMEAANKGAYNAGGKSVGLNIELPHEQFHNRYIDRDKLLEFNYFFVRKVMFMKYSQGYIVLPGGFGTMDELFEAITLIQTGKIARFPIVLVGSEYWSGLFDWITNTMLTNKYISEEDLMLYRLVDTAEEATEHIFRFYDKYLLKPNF